In the genome of Ovis canadensis isolate MfBH-ARS-UI-01 breed Bighorn chromosome 21, ARS-UI_OviCan_v2, whole genome shotgun sequence, the window CAATGTCAAAAAAGTTTTCCCCTGATTTCTTTGAGGTGTTTTGTGGATCCAATTCTGTGTTCAAATCTCtcttataaaagaaatattatttggcCTTAAAATAGAAGCCAATCCTGCCATATGGGGCAACACAAATAAGCATACAGATATTaagataagtgaaataagccagttacagaaggacaaatactgaatgattatgagattttaaaattattcaaacttATAGAAGCAGAGTAGAATGGCTGGTATTTGTCAGGGGCTGAGGGAGTGGGAACTCTCAGTAGTATGAGGTTTCTAGATAACCCTAGAAAATACCATATTATACATCAAAAACGTGTCAAAGGAATGGATCTCATGTTAAATGTTGCCTTAGAAAACTACAAAAGAACAAAAGGGAATTTTTGGATGTGGTCAATATGGTTAGTACCTTAATGTAATGATGATatcataaatgtatatatatctacAAACTCAAAGCGTATATACTAAATGTGTGATAGTTATATATCTATTATACCTCAATTAACCCATAAAAGAGCAGATATGAAGAACATACAGAAATTGTCACCCTAAATGATGAAAGGCAAATTTCTTCAAAATGAATTCAGGTACAGTATAATGTCAACTATCACCACATATATTCAACAATTTATTGAAAGTTTTAGTGAGAATaattagataagaaaaagaaattatattggttttgccatacatcaacaagaatctgccacaggtatacacgtgatccccaccctgaaccccccctcccaattaaaataaataaatttatattaaaaaataataaaataaataaaataaaattgagaatcaCTATATCATACACCTGTAATTTATATAATACTGTAcctcaactatacctcaataaaaaaataatgtaaattaaaaaagaaaaagaaattaaagacatacatccattttggaaaagaagaaacaaagctatttttatttgcaaatggCATAACTTTATATGTAAAAAATAGCAAACATCCACTAAATACTTATTAGTAATAAATGAGTTTGCCaaattttcatgttaaaaaataaattgcaaaatcAGTTTTATATCtctggtgatgatggtgagtgctcagtagcgtctgactctttgggatcccacagattgtagctcatgaggctcctctgtccatgggatcatcctggcaagagtactgcagtgagctgccatttcctcctccagggaatcctcccgacccaggtatggaacccatgtctcctgtgtctcctgcattgcaggcagattaaaaaaaaaatcaccttgggAGGCCCCCTATTTCCCTAGACTAACAATAGACAACACAAAATTAAATCTATAAAAACCAAATCAATTTACAATAGTATTACagagaataaaatacatacaaaGAAATTAATAGAAGGAGTGCAAGATCTGTCCATTGTTAACCACAAAACAGTGTTAGAAAATAAAGTGGATCTTAATACAGGAATGGAGAAGGCattggcgacccactccagtactcctgcctggaaactcccatggatggaggagctgcagtcgactgagcgacttcactttcacttttcactttcatgcattggagaaggaaatggcaacccactccagtgttcttgcctggagaatcccagggacggtggagactggtgggctgctgtctatgaggtcgcacagagtcagacacaactgaagtgacttagcagcagtaacaatACAGGAAAAGATATCTTATATTTTTTATCGAGACAAACATTGGCaataatgcaatattactcaaATCAATCTATAGATTGGACACCTTGTCTATCCACATCTCAGCtggcttttttccttttggcagaaattgacaagctgtcATTAGCATTCATATGAAAATCCAAGAACCCAGATTGCCAAAACAATACTGAAAAAGAACTCATTTTTTCAGTTTCAAATATTATTGCAAAGCTATAACATTGTATGGTTGAGGCATAATAGTAGACTTAGAGATAAAGGAATAAAATTgagaacacagaaataaactctaaAGTTATGGTCCATTGATTTTCCACAAAAGGAACAAGAAGTCTTTAAGAAATGATGCTTGATCAAAaccacacactactatatataaaatagatgactaataagaagctgctgtagagcacagggaactctactcgatACTCTGTAacagcctatatgggaaaagaatctaaaaagaaggtggatatatgtatacgtataactgattcacattgctatacagcagaaactagcacaacattgtaaataaactatacttcaataaaacttgaaaaactacaatgaagtatcatactacacttgtcagaatggttattatcaaaatgtctataaataataaatgctggagaggatgtgcagaaaagggaaccctcctacgctgtgggtaggaatgtaaattcatgcagccactatggagaccagtATTGAGGTTCCTTCAAAACctgaaaatagagttaccatatatgGTCCAGccatctcactcctgggcatacatccagaaaagataaaaattctaattcaaagaTACATGTCCAGTGTTTGTAACAGCTCTACTTACAAAGTTGTTGTCCTTTATAGTCgcagagttgtgtctgactcttttgcaactctataatagactctagcccaccaggctcctctgtccatgggatttcacaggcaagaacactggagtgggttaccatttccctctccagaggggatcttcccgccccaaggatcaaagctgtgtctcctgcattggcaggtggattctttaccactgagccatcagggcatTTGTAATAACAAATAACAtttatggaagcaacctaaaagtccattgacagaagaatggataaagaagatgtgatattaatacatataaacaACAGAATATTGCTGATCTATAAAAAGAAGgcaataattccatttgcagcaacatggatggacctagagaatatcgtACTAAGAGATaaataaggcagagaaagacaaatactgtattatattaCTTAAATGCTGAATCAAAACTGATACTAATGAACTGGTTTTCAAAACAGgaagagattcacagacatagaaaacaaacttacagttatcaaaggggagggagggtggagagagGAATAAAATAAGAGGTTgggactaacatatacacacaactatatataaaatagataaccaacaagcatAGCACAGGCACAGGAACTATATTCCATATTCTGTAATAACATATAAGGGTTGTTATAtagtttctagttccttgttacaATGATCTGTGTTTctattgatcagttcagttcagtcactcagtcatgtccaactcattgtgaccccacgaatcgcagcacaccaggcctccctgtccatcaccaactcccagagtttacccaaactcatgtgcattgagttggtgatgccatccagccatctcatcctctgtcgtacccttctcctcctgcccccaatccctcctgcgGAGTGTGCAGGCCGGCGCGTTTGCTAGGCTGGGGCTTGGGGTCATGGCACCGTGGTGGCTGCACTGCTTTCCAGTGTATGGGCTGCCTCCCTGGGTGTTTTCCCCTGAGATCTCTCTGCCCCAGATCCAGAACTAAACCATGCTGTGGAGTAATTGGGTCTGGGGTCTTGGCCCTGCTCAGATTGGGGAGTGTGGTGAGGAGGCAGCTGCCAGGGCAGAGCTCTCTGTCCATCTTCACTGTTGGAGCCAAAATGTGTGCTCCCTTGTGTGTAAGGACACAAGGGACCCTACAAGACACCTCCAGCCTACCTCTTTGTCCCTACCTCTTTGTCCCAGCAACCAAGGGGGATTGTGCCATCTATGCAGGGCCCCTGGACTGGGATTTCCAGGATGTGACTCAACCAGCTAGCTCCCCAGAGTGAGAGTCTGCCTCTGAAGAACTTCTCTTATTTTAAGACTCCTTTCCTGGGCTGGGATCCTGACCCTATGcctttcctctgtcctcctctgttATGTGGAAATCTGTCTTGCATCTTCAGTTGTATAGGAGTTCTGATAATTTCTAGTTAATATTTTGTAAGAATTGTCCCATATGTTGATgtatttttcatgtgcttgtaAGGACAGCTGAACTCCACATCCTCCTACTATGCCACTTTGATCCCTTCCTTCTATataataacttttatttattaaaaattttttttacattaaaaaaatttttttcaataacttCATTTTATTAGAAAGAAATATAATGATTGATCCAATAACTTcccttttgatggacatttaatcTCTTATACTTCTgagtttttattatcattttttaatttatttatttttaactggaagataattgctttacaaaattgtgttggttcctgccatacatcaagatgaatcagccataggcgtacatatgtccccttcctttGGAGCCtctcttccacctcccaccccatcccatatcactaggttgtcacagagcaccagtttgagctccctgcatcatacagcaagttcccactggctatctattttgcatatggtaatgtatatgttgctgtttagtcaccaagttgtggctgactctttgtgaccctgtggactgcagcataccaagcctccctgtccctcaccatctctcagagtttgcccaagttcatgtccattgagttggtgataccatccaactatctcatcctctgtcaccctcttctcctttcaaAGTTGTTATATATATTACCATTAGGGGAAAGAAGGACAGGATGGTaatgtacatgctgctgctgctgctcagtcacttcagttgtgtctgaccctgtgcaaacccacagacagcagcccaccaggctcccccatccctgggattctccaggcaagaacgctggagtgggttgccatttccttctccaatgcatgaaagtgaaaagtgaaagggaagtcactcagtcatgtctgattcttagcgactccatggactgcagcctaccaggctcctccgtccatgggattttccaggcaagagtactggagtgggttgccattgccttctccggtaatgTACATAACAACTTTTAAATGACAGAagtaaaataacagaaaacagaTTACTAGATGCCAAAGGTAGGAAAGGGAATGACAAGAGCAAGGGGAGGTGGCATATTTCTAATAGTACAAAATTAAGGATTCCTGTGGAGAGGGAATTCTTTAgtatcttgactgtggtgatgggcACAGAAAGATACACGGATAATAAAACTATGGTACTAAGTTCAAGAACACACAAATACAAGTACAGGAAAAACTGGGAAAACCTGAATAAGATCGGGAGACAGTGTAACTGTCAATATGTTAGCTGTGATTATCATAttaccattttataaatattactaTTTGGGGAAACTGAGTGAAGTGCATGTATGTTATATTTTTCTTGCTcctgcaatgaatattcaataacatcaataaacatttaaattaaaatacgaatggggaacttccctagtggtacagtggataggaagccacctgccaatacagggggcatggattccatccctggcccaagaagattccacacgctgcagagcaagcccaagcaccacaacgaCTGAACTCctgtgctgcagccactgaagccctggAGACCGTGCTcccagagaagccaccgcagggaACAGCCCACACAGAACTCCGGAGAGCGGCACCTGCTCACCACCGCTTAGAGAAAGCCCgagggcagcagtgaagaccagaacagccaaaaatgaataaatgaataaaaactttTTCAAACATAGAGGACTGGAAAGTTGTAGCTTGTAAACTGTAAGTATAAGAAACTTGGAATTGTTACTTTGAAGTGAGTAAATATATACTCGTGTAGGTATAGCGGAACATTACTAGAGATAACAAGACCAGCCACATTTTGATAAAATGATCAGTTCATCAGGGTTCTGACCGGTAGCACATAAAAGACCCTTAATATATTCTGTAAGTGAAAACCTCAGAAGATAAGCCCTTAGGTGATCTTACCACTGTCTTTCTTCAGTATCTTTATTTGAAGGATTTAAAAATCATTGTGTATTCTTAGTGTGATTGAGACTGAAGCACAATAGCAGTTGCTAAAAGGTAGTAATTGTACCACAATTCACTTTGTTTTAATTAGAAGCAAGGGAttatattttgttaattattaTAGCCTAAAGTCAGTATAAATAAGAAAAGCACTCACTTTCTGTTCTTTCCACAGAAAATTCATAGAGCAGTTCACTTCTGTATCTCTCAAATTCTGTTTTCCAGGAATGACCGAAGACTGTGTAGCAGgtttattttagattatttaaaaACCATGTTCATGTCAAAGTCCAATGATGATTTTACAGAATCACTGAGGACAAGCGCATTAAGTGAGTAAAcctttaaacagatttaatgttCATCAGATAGAGGAATCTTTGGTAAATAATTTTCTCTATGACTTTACTAAAAAGCCAATACCTCGTGATTCCAGAAGGACTGAGGACGCTGCTTCCACTGCTCTCTTACAGCAGCGAAGTGACGAGAACCGTTGATGACAAACTGGTGTGAGGTCACATAGATTCCATGTGAATTAATGAAAGGAAATTTTTCCCTCCCTTTGCCTCTTCACAATGGCTTTTGAGGAGCTCCTTAATGAAGTTGGTGGCCTGGGAAAATTCCAGATCCTTCAGATGGTTTTAGCTCTTCCTCTTGTTGGGATAGCAGCCTGTCATATACTGTTGGAGAACTTCACTGCTGCCATTCCTGGTCATCGCTGCTGGGTCTACATCCTGGATAATGCCACTGGGATCCTCAGCCCTGATGTCCTTCTGAGAATCTCCATCCCACTGGATTCAAACTTAAAGCCAGAGAAGTGTCATCGCTTCCTCCACCCCCAGTGGCAGCTCCTTCACCTGAATAGGACCTTCCCCAACATGTCTGACCTGGACACGGAGCCCTGTGTGGATGGCTGGGTGTATGACCACAGCCTGTTCTCCTCCACCATCGTGACTGAGGTAAGGCCccatttttctcttctgaatAGTTGGTGTGGGTGTTTAGAATAACATAAAATAGACACTGTTCAAATCTTCAGTTACTGAGAAGATAATGTAATGAGTTCTCTTTTACTCTTTCagtggtttttatctttttatttatttatttttaattaatttatttattttactttacaatactgtattggttttgcttatctttttaaattgCCAAGAACTTACATTATAATCccagctttccttgtggctcaaacagtaaagaatctgcctgtaatgtaggagacctaggtttgatccctgggtcaggaaggccccctggagaagggaatggctacccacttcagtatgcttgcctggaaaatttcacagagAGTGGAACCtggcacatggggtcacaaatagtcagacacaactgagtgactaacactttcacttcctttttaattaaaattgagaATGAGGAAATCAGAAAACTGGATATGAATTTTACTGTCACCAAACTTAAAATTTAATGAGGAGGTTGATGTTTAGATAAGTACATGTTTGATATAATGtgtaaaaaattgtttttagttGCATGTTCTCAGCCTAGTTGTAATTAGAAGTACttctattaactttaaaaaattccatttccTGACTAATTTTCAGAGAAACAAATCAGTGTATTTCACTCTAGGTGTGATCCAGATATCagtgatcaaaaaaaaaatctcaactatTTTCAGTGTATGGAAAAGATTGAGGTATGCAATGCTAAGTGAATATAAAGATTGGTCCTGATAAAATCTGAAAGATTGAGTTGAGAATTTCTAGAAAAGCCATGCTTAAACTGGGACTTAAATAGAATAGGCGAGTAAATGTAGGAAAGGAAAGCAGAATGTACTCACTGAGGGCTTTAAAATGCTGTGGTACTCCTCTGTGCTGGTTTCCTTCTCTTCCAGTGGGACCTCATATGTGATCACCAGTCACAGAAATCAGTGGTTCAGTTTGTATTCATGGCTGGAATGCAGGTGGGAGGCTTCATATACGGCCATCTCTCAGACAGGTGAGTGTCTCCCAATCACTGCTGCCCTTCCACTGTGTGTTTTCACAGTTTATGATTGTTTCATAGAGAAATCATTACTGAGTTCCCATACACAGTTTACACTGTGGGTTGTCTTGGTTCCCTGGAAATTATAGATGGAAATGTAGAATTAGACTCATTCTGATGCATGCCGTTTTGTTGCCACTGGGCTCTCTGTGCTGGACACAGAAATGTCACCTCCATAACATCTGAGGGGAATTTCAGAATAATACTTAGAGGTGAACTATCATAAACTTCATTTATAAAGTTGAGAAGGAATTACCactgggaagaagaggaaggtGCTTCAAGACAGGAagttcttgttctgtgaaaaatgccactgataatttgatagggattgcattgaatctgtagattgctttgagtagtttgagcaaactctaggagatagtgaaagtgaaagtgaagtcgctcaatcgtgtccaactctttgcgaccccgtggactgtagcccaccaggctcctctgtccatgggattctccaggcaagaatactggagtgggttgccatttccttctccaggggatcttcccaacccagggatcaaacctaggtctcccacattgcaggcaggagatagtgaagggcaaggcaacctggcatgctgcagttcataggattgagaagagtcagacacatcttagaGACAGAAAAATAGCAATGCATTAAAGAAAAGAACCTCGGAATATATGAAACAATCACTGACATAACTGAAGGGCAAAGTAGTTCTCTATTCATAGCTGAGAAGGTCAGTACTTCAGTTTTAGTAATGGATTAAACATCTAAGCCAAATAATAGTAAGGAAATACAAAACTTGAGCAGCACTACAAACTACTAGAGCTAACAGACATGGATAGAACTTCCTTCTTGATGAAAGAATACACATTTGGTTCATGGAGTATTCTCCAGACTTGACCATGTATGAGGCTCAAAgccaaaaatcagaaaattttgcAAGATTTCTAGGCTTTTTAGATGTCCTGAGGTGACAATGTATGATAAAAAGTAGGGCTAGTGAATTAACCAATCTGTAAATAGTTTTGTTctaattgataaaaataaaaggcaacatCTTAGACATGGAATTGTTAAACCATCTCTGAGAAATGTGAGTCACGACTTATTCATTTAGGTTGGCAGCAGAGGAGCAGAAGCAACTATAGAGTGAGGGCTGTGTGTGGATGTGTTCATATTTGTAGTTTGATGATAACCATTGATGTGTGTGCGTCTCCAGGCTGTACTACAGGAATGCATTGCTAAGTAATTAACTCAATGAAAACACACCTCTCTGCTAATACTTTAATAGCTGAGTTTGAATAATGAATCCTCTTAGAAGCATTATACTTTGTGTACTCTGTTGCTTTATGTCTCATTTTTAACTGAAGATGAAGTGAAtgtagtatttctttttttttttaatggaacgcttcatgaatttgcatgtcatccttgggCAGGGGCCGTGCTGTATCGTTccagttttagtatatgtgctgccgaagcgagcactgaATGTAGTATTTCAATCACAGCTCTACCAATATCTTTATCTAGAGGCctgttgtcatttttctcttctctgaaatTTTTGTCACCAAGAAAGGCATGATTACGTTTTTTTCCTTGAAGAtgaagtggtggctcagacagtaaagaacccgcctgaaatgtgggagacctgggtttgatccctaagttgggaagatcccctggaggagggcatggcaatccactccagtatttttgcctggagaatccccacggacagaggagcctgttaggctacagtccatggggttgcaaagagttgggcgtgagcaactaagcacagtgtaTTTTTGATTAACGGCAAATATTCAAGATGTGTGAAATAGCATGATACATAACTGTATGATCTTAATTACGTAAAAATGGATGCTTAGTTGTCTAAATACACAAATGAGACCTAGAAGAACACATCAAATGGTAAACTGCTTGTGAATATGAATGACTtagttttttcactttttttgcacgttaacttttaagaaacaaatgttattattttttttgaaacaaatgttatttaaaaaacctttttaaaaaatattttctgtgattacaacagaatgaaattagaaaacagaagcagaaggaaaactgGAATTTTTACAAATACATGGAAATTTATTGTGACTCTTACATAAACCTTAACAACTGTGATGCATTGTTTCACTGATCTTTTGCATCAGTTGCATTTTAACCTGTCTGGTTCTAGAGACCAAAGTACACTTTTATCTCTTTTGTGTCCTACACTGCAGGGGTTAACAGTCAGTTGCCTGTTGCTCTGGCTAAGCCATGAGAATATCaccatgggaaaagaataaaagcaaaatatagcagTACAGCACAATCCAAATAAAAGTACATCGGGTTGATCAGTTGGGGCTGTCATACCCTGCTAAACTAAGGAAAAACACAGTGTGGATCTTGGAACGCCGGGTCAGCTCAAGTTCAGAACACTGCTTGTGCACACACTAAGATGTTTTCCCAAGACATATGCGGGTCTATGACCTCCAGTTAGGTGGTAGCCCTTgtacaagaaaataacaaagacagTTTAAAGTAATCAATAAAACAAGAGGCGTGACCAGGGACACAGGAAGCTGACTTCATTGTAACACGATAGATACTTTCTGCTTGCCAAGACACTAAATAAAAGTGATGTGATCCAAGAAACAGGGCTCTTGACCCAAGAGGTCTTGAGTTCCCCAGtcccatctttaaaactttaattctgtctctagtttcttttttccaaacTGTGCGTCGACCGCTTTTGATACCTACCTGCTGTGCTGGCTGCAGCACTACACACTACAGAGATTCTCTACTCTGCTAAATACATGAGTTAGTACAATGAGTGCTTATAGTATATGATAATTTCCAACACTGTAGtttttttatgggcttccctgctggctcagatggtaaagaatctacctgccttgcaggaaatctgggtttgatccctgggtcgggtctCCTGGTGACTGGGTGATGAAGTTTCAGTAATGTTTTTTTATACAAAACATTATAATACTTGTTTAGGTAACATTATACCTAACTTTTTTAATACAAAACATTATACCTACTTGTTTAGGTAACAAGGATTGTTACCTTGAAGCGATTTCCATTGTTGACCTGGCTCTTGTGTACTCAAGCTTCCGGATACAAAGAATCacttattaaaacattttctaaacttCAAAgtatgtcttttaaatttttcaccaCAGATTATCACTACCTCCATAATCTAAGCTGACTCTCTGTTTCTTAGGTTTGGGCGAAAGTTGATTCTCAGGTGCTGTTTGCTCCAGCTCGCCATCTCTGGGACCTGCACAGCCTTTGCTCCCACCTTCCTCATTTACTGCTTGCTACGCTTCTGGTCAGGCTGTTCTGCTGTGGCCATCATAACAAATAACTGGATGCTCAGTAAGTCAAtagttttgttcttcttcattttccaagCCTTGAATTTGATCTTGAAATTTCACCCTTAGATGACATTAATATCCCAATTGGGTTTTCCTTTAGTTGCAGAGTGGACAAGGTCCCAGTCTAAAGCCATGGTGATAATGCTGATAACTTGTGCTGTTAGTATTGGACAGATGATGCTGGGAGGACTGGCTTTTGTCTTTCGAGAGTGGCGCACCCTACAGCTGGTGGTGTCTATACCTTTCTTcgtcttctctttctcctcaagGTATGAACATCTCTCTCACTGTGTTTTAAGGGAACCTGGGATGAAAATGCTTGCTGAATTGGGATAtactgattctctctctctcttttttttttttaaattttactttgcaatactgtattggttttattcCCTGAACCCTTTCTTATTGTTTCTGCCTAAACCAGGGTCTTT includes:
- the LOC138426966 gene encoding solute carrier family 22 member 10-like isoform X2 translates to MAFEELLNEVGGLGKFQILQMVLALPLVGIAACHILLENFTAAIPGHRCWVYILDNATGILSPDVLLRISIPLDSNLKPEKCHRFLHPQWQLLHLNRTFPNMSDLDTEPCVDGWVYDHSLFSSTIVTEWDLICDHQSQKSVVQFVFMAGMQVGGFIYGHLSDRFGRKLILRCCLLQLAISGTCTAFAPTFLIYCLLRFWSGCSAVAIITNNWMLIAEWTRSQSKAMVIMLITCAVSIGQMMLGGLAFVFREWRTLQLVVSIPFFVFSFSSRFAVTVPLYGISMNLQHFGSNIFLFQVIFGALTTLARCLARVVLNHKGRRPTQMFFLFLVGVSILANTFVPPEMQALRVALASVGITCVAAAVTSYCVHCDELMPTLLRAKAFGLDAMVSRCGSALAPLLMTLVVYLPTLPWIIYGVFPIIAGLVVPFQPETKNMPLSDTIQDVENTKRVSREAKDFYIKVTKF